Below is a genomic region from Culicoides brevitarsis isolate CSIRO-B50_1 chromosome 2, AGI_CSIRO_Cbre_v1, whole genome shotgun sequence.
ttttttcacaggTAACACCCATTCCGCAAGACGATGGCCCAAATTCCGTCGTAAAAATCATGTACAGCGATAAATTTGTGGatgtttatgattattttcggGCCGTTGTTCATGCCAAAGAGTATTCGTTGCGTGCTCTCGGGCTCACGGAAGACGCTTTACGGCTCAATGCTGCCAATTACTCGGTTTGGCACTACCGACGGgacattttaaaagctttagaCTTGGATTTGTACGAAGAACTAAACTATGTCGAGGAGGTAATCATCGATAAtccgaaaaattatcaagtttGGCATCACAGACGCGTCATTGTCGAGTGGTTGAACGACCCCAAAGAGGAACTCGAGTTCACGGCGAAGATTTTGGACATGGATGCGAAAAATTATCATGCCTGGCAGCATCGACAATGGGCCATCAAGACCTTCAACTTGTGGGATGACGAGTTATTTTACACGGACAAACTCATTTCGCAGGACATTCGGAATAATTCGGCGTGGAATCAGCGATTTTTTGTGCTGCAACACACGGGCTTCACGGAAGATGTCATCGATCGGGAGCTGCATTACGTGATGAACCGGATTAAGATAATTAAGAACAACGAGAGCTCCTGGAATTATTTGAGGGGTATTTTGCAGAGAAATGAAGGTGGTTTGACCTCGAATCCGGATGTCGTGCAGTTTGCGGAGGATTTGTACGCGGAAGGAGTTCATTCGCCGTATTTGTTGGCGTTTCTGTTGGATGTTTATGAGGAAAAATGTCTTGCCAACTTGAAAGCTGAAGATTTTGCCGAGACTGAAAAGAAGTTTTATGACATTTGTGAAAAGTTGGAGACGAAATTCGACACGATTCGAGCGAAATATTGGCGATATTTGGGCGAGAGCTTCAAAACGAAGGTCCTTGCGGCGAAAGTAGATgtttaaaaagtgttttttgtaGTCAAATAAATCCCATTTTtaccatttaaatatttgttttgctTACAAAACATGGAAATTagcggtaatttttttattattatttcaaaatattttttaataatttttttttttttaatttttaaacttctttatttttttttaataattatttaatattttctaaatattttttttatatttttaatttctttattttttttaaataatttatttaatactttctaaatatttttttttaatttttaaaaattttttattattttttattattatttttaaaatattaaaataatttcaaacaacataaatataatccaacacttttaaattattttttaatatttattactttaaaaattttttaaaagttaaaaaattttcttttaacatttttattgaaattatttttttgaaatttaaaaattatttttttttaaaattttttttgggaattttttaatttttttaaagttaaattttaaaatttataaatttttaaataaatttaattaaacattaatttgaaaaaattacaaataaaaaattaaatgatttttgatttttttttcgaaaaatataatttttttttattttaaaaaatattattttaaacattttcttttaaaaatatttttaaaacaagaagatatttcttttaaatattttttaatttttttgttaaatattctttaataatttttaattattttttttctaattttttaaatattttccaaatattttttaattctaatttttaaaattttttaaaatattttttaaaattttgatttttttaattttttaaaaataaatttattaattttttataaaattaggtaaaaagttctttaaatttttttaaaaattaaaaataaaaattttttttttattttctttaaatttaaaattatttttaatttttactttaaaatattaaatttttaaatacctaaaattttttaaaatattttcttaataataatttttatttctttttatattttcaaaaaatattcttaaaattttaaaatattttcttcaatttttaatattttcaaattaatttaattgatttttatttttttgaatttttttaaaaaatatttccaaatttaatattttttttaaatttttaaaaatatttttcaggtatttttttaatttttttacaatatttaaagttttaattttttaaatattttttttaccatttttagcCATAGTTTCTTTGCGATATCTGGGAATTTCTTGTTTTGACAGCAACTTGACACTCGACGTTACGTGTTTATTGCATCAACTTTTCACGTTATCACTCCACATGAGCATTAATTCGGgagtttaaaacatttttcgagcAACTTCTCGCGAAATTACGTAACACAAAAGCACCGCGATGTTGGCAAGTCTTCGCATAACGCGACCAGCAACCCTTTTGTTGCGCAGCACAATCTCGCTTCGCCCAACATCGAGGCCCTGCAGCACAAAAGAGGAAGAAAAGAAGGAACCTCTGTCGGAAACGGAGCAAAAACTCGCCGAAGAGGTCGAAAAATTGACGGTTTCCGTCGCAGAGTTGACAGAAAAAACCAAAACGCTCGACGACAAGTACCGACGAGCCCTTGCCGACGGCGAGAATCTCCGCACACGATTGACCAAACAAATTGAGGATGCAAAACTCTTCGGCATTCAGAATTTCTGCAAAGATTTACTCGTGGTGGCAGACACACTGGCGATCGCCACGGAATCCGTGCCCAAAGACGAGTGTGACAAAAATCCGCATTTGAAGAATTTGTATGAAGGACTCACGATGACAAAAGCCTCGCTCGATCAGGTCTTCAAGCGGAACGGATTGGCGATGATTAATCCGCTGAACGAGAAATTCGACCCAAATTTGCATGAAGCGCTATTCCAGCAGCCCGTGGAGAATGTCGACCCAAATACCGTAGTTGTAGTCAGCAAAGTAGGATATAAATTGCACGAACGGTGTATAAGGCCAGCTCTCGTCGGAGTTTCCGTGGCGaagcaataaaaagtttttttttagaatagaaaaagcctcgaaaacaaaaaaaaacatcggaTTCCGTTGATTCTACAGTTTTGTCATGTCAGTAGGAGAAACGGGacgatgtgaaaaaattaatgtgaagGGAGATTGCTTTGGGAAATGACATCCAgtgttaatttaaatcatcGTTAGCgactaaaatatttgaataaaattgattatagaagttaaaaagtgatttttttttcttaatttttcaaatgagacatgaattttaagaagtttatgaaattttttaaaattttgaaaaatgaacattttcacaaaaatatactttttcacTAAAcctattgaataaaataagacaaaaaattttttttttttaaattcttcaaagctacaaaattgcaaaaaaaaatttataccaaaatttgtaaaatttctaattatttaagaaaaattcctgctaaaatgtcttaaaaaatcaattaaactaggctaaaaaaatttttttgaagcttttgcattaatttttaaatcaatttcgtaaattaaaagaaaaattaatatttttaattattttttttttaatttggataTTTTCAGGCAAatccgttaaaattttaaaaaaatccaaaatttatataagaatttaatgattttataaaaagaaatacaagttcaataattttcgaaaaatatttttagagaagaaaattcttgtaaaaatatcattttcaaaagttaaaaaaaaacaaatttaaatttttgaaaatttttgaaaatacacttaaaaacggtcattttttatgaattttttaactttttttttattttgtcttatTGGATTTTAGACTTTAAAAATAGGGCATCGGActaagaatcaacgtttaacatctaaaaacgttaaaaaattgcaaacaaaaaatatttaaattttatatttaatttttatttttccccccgaattttttcgacaaaaaaatggatatactaaatttatttgcctAAGAGACAATTgagtatttttaactaaaaatttaaaattgtcaaatttttttatagtactTTCAGACAAAAggtaaagataaaaaattttaaaaattccataatttcaaaaaataatattaaaattttgttaaaaacttttatagaaatttttatgaaaattttataatttttttaatataaatattttatttatttaaaaaaaatttaatatttttgttcttatAATGAagccaaaatataaaaaaaaatatttaatttaatgaaaaaaaaattaagaactgtacaaaaaaaaattaatttttatttttaaaacttaaaatatcgTAAATAAATgaggttaatttattttaatttttatttaaggaaaaataaaaataacttttgaaacaTGTTTCAATCATTATATGaagctcttgaaattttttgaaaactctttagaatttatttctttaacataaaaataatttttcataatttctaaaaaaaagtaattttttacttcaaatttggatttttttctccataaatCATAAACGATTTATCAATTCGAAAGATTTGATACTaagaaatagtttaaaataataaaaacattgatAAACGGTCTATTTTTACAAATCTTATTGGATGATAAGATAAgcatagcaaaaaattataatttattataaataacttgaaattcattaaaaaagcattaattttttttcgcattcaccttttatttgattgctgtattttatttaactgcataaaaaattttttaaacataaactgGAAATGtacgaataataaaaaatatgtcccATCAACCCATTAAAGCCTCATTTTATCACTAAATTGCTTCCTTTCAACAACTTATAATTTCGCTTCGTTTTTCAACAATGGAACCAACTTTTGCGTCAACATGATATTTCCGGTAATCTTCAACTTTCCCTTCATAAAAGCTGATTGCGGATTCAACTTTCCGGTTGCAATTTCAACCAAATCTGAATCAGCCACCGTCAAAGTCGTGTCAATTTTGATATCTTTTGCATGTCCTTTGTggattttgccatttttcagGTCTAAAGTCCATTCCTTGACGACTTTCCCGTCGtgcaaaattttgtacaaaaatactCCGTTAACGGATTTGGCTTTTTCCGGTTGCGCGTTGATTTTATCTTGGATTCCGTTGAAAATGGCGTCACTTTGTAACGTGGTGCCTGAAGTTTTGTTCGCGCCAATGCCTTCTTCCTTCAGGAGCGGGAGTAATTTTTGCGTCAACATGATGTTGCCTGTTATCTTCAACTTGCCTTTCATGAATGCTGCTTGCGGATTCAATTTGCCCGTCGCAATCTCCATGAGTGTCTTATCTTCCACCGATAACGTCGTATCGATTTTAACGCGATCCAATTTGCCTTCGTGGATTTTACCGTTTTTCAGGTCTAAAGTCCATTCTTTGGCAACGGCGCCATTATCGAGAATTCTATACAAGAAAActccgttaatttttttaacttgttcCAATTTGGCGTCGATTTTAGCTTGCATCCCATCAAAAACGGCGTCACTTTCGAGCTTTTTCGCTGCAGTTTTGTTCTCAACGACAGATCTGAGGTCGACATAACCTCCAACTAAGACATCAGCGCCAGTTTCGAGCACGGAAGTCTTAAAAATGATCCGTGTTCCAGTGCGCCAGGTGTGAACGAGCAACGTTTGGCCCGGAATCACGGGCTTAGAGAACCTCGCTTTGACCGCTTTCAACAAATTTGCTTGATTTCCCGCGTATTTTGCTAAGATCGCCTTCACCGAAAGGCCCATCGTGCACAAACCGTGCATAATTGGTATCTTATGCCCGGCGATCATGGAAAAGCCGGGATCGATATGCATCGGATTCAAATCTCCCGAGAGTCGGAAGAGAGCCGCCGCATTTACAGACGTTTTTATCTCAATCGTGGCATCTGGCTTGGATTTTGGCTCGGCAACTGTGGCAATTAACTTGTCAGAGTCCTTTTTGCCGCCAAAATTTCCCGCTCCGACAACGAAAACGCTGCTCTGGGTACGAACAATGGGATTCCCAGCTAAATCTGACGTCTCGGCATTTACAATAATGACGGCGCCGGATCTTTTGTCAAGCACATCCGCGACATAAGCGTTCGTTTTTAACTCTCCTTCGGTTGGTAAAGGTCCAAGTACCTCTAAAAATTGCTCTCCATGGAAAACTTGCGATAAATCAATGTCTTTTTTCAGAGCTTTGCCCACGATGTCACTCGTTAAGGTGATCATGAGACCCGGTTGGATGAAATATGTCGGCAAGGGACCAAATCCGTCGTAATTTTCGTACAAATATCGCAAATCGCCTTCACGACGGACACAGGCACCCACTCCAAGTGCATATAAAATCAAATCTTTCGACgtgaatttgaaaatatcCGAATATCCGCCATCTTGCGATGAATTTTTGCCTTTCATTTGTTGCAATTCCTCCAAAATGTTCGCTAAGTGTCCTGTAGCTTCAGCATTTGACTCAAATCGAGCTGCTTGGGTCATGTCAGTTACTTTACTCCATGCATCTCGAACATATTCGGGCGAGACATCGCTCTCAATGGAAGTTCTCAAAAACGAGCCTTTGCCACGAACAATATGAAGTTTCGTCGCCCAGCCTGCAGCACTTTCAATAATGCTTCCGTTGTCGTCGCACTCTTCGTGACACAAATAAACCACCACCGGAGCAATTAATTTCGGTTTCAGttctttgaagaaaatttccgGCAAAATTCCCTCCGTCATGCGAGACGCTGCTGTTGGAACTATGACGTTGCAATGAATGTTGTATTTCGCCCCTTCAATCGCCAAAGTATTTGCCAGTCCCACAAGTCCCAATTTCGCCGCCGAATAATTCGCTTGACCGAAATTTCCGTAAACGCCAGAGTTGCTGCTCGTCATGACGACTCGTCCGTATTTTTGTTTGCGGAAATAAGGCCAGGCAGCGCGAGTTGTGACATAAGCTCCCTTTAAATGGACATCATAAATGGCATTCCACTCGTTGTCGCTCATGTTCCCGAAACTTTTGTCCCGCAAAATCCCGGCATTGTTCACGAGAATGTCAATGCGCCCATATGCCTCGATTGCTGTTTTGATTATTTGTTCGCCATCGGTGACGGAATTGTAATTGGGAACAGCTATTGTTGCGAGAGATAAGcgattaaatcaaaatattataattatcttgtgaaaaattgaactttgtaCCTTCTCCTCCCAGTGCTTTGATTTCAGCAACTACGACATCGGCTTGCTTTGAGCTACCTTCGCCGTGGAAATTTCCTCCCAAATCGTTTacctttgagaaattttaaggaGAAATCAAGAGAATttctagaaaaatattaaattgaggAAATACGTACGACGACCTTTGCACCTCTAGAAGCAAATAGCAAGGCATATTCCCGGCCCAAACCAGAGCCAGCTCCGGTGACGACAGCAACTTTTCCATCAAACCTTAATGCTGACATTTTTACAActcttttttgttaatttgatttaattttattaaaaggttTTTGGAGTTAAAGTAGGACGTATCAGCTAAGTAATTGTTTATTAGGAAAGTTGTGTTATTTTGACAACTCAAGTGGCAGTTTCTTCAACTAAAATGAAGTTgataagttttgaaaaattatttttaccgttatttttgttttttatcaattttattaaatttttatttatttatttaatttatttatataaaatttatttatgaatttgttcaaaaatctcctaaatttttaaatattttattcttttcaaataaaaatcttatttcaattgtttatttttgcaattcacaatttattttaatttgatttttgatgtgAAGAGTTTCACGATTTTTGAACGACtagttcttaaaaataatttatcagaatatttagaatttttttaggttgctACGACCAACCAACAGTGTCGTTAAACACGTGTTCCTTcccttctcaaaaaaaaaaaaaattgtttcaaaatttaaattttacgtttttcttGGTAAGTAATTTAGGCGTTTcccttttcaaaattgaatgaaaaggtTTTACTTGATCCAGTGACACAGTTTcatgtttttcgtttttaataatCACCAATAACTTCCTTGATCTTcgcaa
It encodes:
- the LOC134830052 gene encoding protein farnesyltransferase/geranylgeranyltransferase type-1 subunit alpha, with protein sequence MSSSDEDFPDDYVMYCNREDWSDVTPIPQDDGPNSVVKIMYSDKFVDVYDYFRAVVHAKEYSLRALGLTEDALRLNAANYSVWHYRRDILKALDLDLYEELNYVEEVIIDNPKNYQVWHHRRVIVEWLNDPKEELEFTAKILDMDAKNYHAWQHRQWAIKTFNLWDDELFYTDKLISQDIRNNSAWNQRFFVLQHTGFTEDVIDRELHYVMNRIKIIKNNESSWNYLRGILQRNEGGLTSNPDVVQFAEDLYAEGVHSPYLLAFLLDVYEEKCLANLKAEDFAETEKKFYDICEKLETKFDTIRAKYWRYLGESFKTKVLAAKVDV
- the LOC134829466 gene encoding grpE protein homolog, mitochondrial — encoded protein: MLASLRITRPATLLLRSTISLRPTSRPCSTKEEEKKEPLSETEQKLAEEVEKLTVSVAELTEKTKTLDDKYRRALADGENLRTRLTKQIEDAKLFGIQNFCKDLLVVADTLAIATESVPKDECDKNPHLKNLYEGLTMTKASLDQVFKRNGLAMINPLNEKFDPNLHEALFQQPVENVDPNTVVVVSKVGYKLHERCIRPALVGVSVAKQ
- the LOC134830486 gene encoding peroxisomal multifunctional enzyme type 2, with amino-acid sequence MSALRFDGKVAVVTGAGSGLGREYALLFASRGAKVVVNDLGGNFHGEGSSKQADVVVAEIKALGGEAVPNYNSVTDGEQIIKTAIEAYGRIDILVNNAGILRDKSFGNMSDNEWNAIYDVHLKGAYVTTRAAWPYFRKQKYGRVVMTSSNSGVYGNFGQANYSAAKLGLVGLANTLAIEGAKYNIHCNVIVPTAASRMTEGILPEIFFKELKPKLIAPVVVYLCHEECDDNGSIIESAAGWATKLHIVRGKGSFLRTSIESDVSPEYVRDAWSKVTDMTQAARFESNAEATGHLANILEELQQMKGKNSSQDGGYSDIFKFTSKDLILYALGVGACVRREGDLRYLYENYDGFGPLPTYFIQPGLMITLTSDIVGKALKKDIDLSQVFHGEQFLEVLGPLPTEGELKTNAYVADVLDKRSGAVIIVNAETSDLAGNPIVRTQSSVFVVGAGNFGGKKDSDKLIATVAEPKSKPDATIEIKTSVNAAALFRLSGDLNPMHIDPGFSMIAGHKIPIMHGLCTMGLSVKAILAKYAGNQANLLKAVKARFSKPVIPGQTLLVHTWRTGTRIIFKTSVLETGADVLVGGYVDLRSVVENKTAAKKLESDAVFDGMQAKIDAKLEQVKKINGVFLYRILDNGAVAKEWTLDLKNGKIHEGKLDRVKIDTTLSVEDKTLMEIATGKLNPQAAFMKGKLKITGNIMLTQKLLPLLKEEGIGANKTSGTTLQSDAIFNGIQDKINAQPEKAKSVNGVFLYKILHDGKVVKEWTLDLKNGKIHKGHAKDIKIDTTLTVADSDLVEIATGKLNPQSAFMKGKLKITGNIMLTQKLVPLLKNEAKL